One genomic region from Drosophila busckii strain San Diego stock center, stock number 13000-0081.31 chromosome 3R, ASM1175060v1, whole genome shotgun sequence encodes:
- the LOC108603683 gene encoding putative uncharacterized protein DDB_G0277255, with amino-acid sequence MAGTVAAHHSHEHGNLAAMYGSSSNSNSGNNNSSNSNSICNQQISNSYNNIGSNNCNINSNHMNNSNFFGAACSNSSSSDYISNAAAAYVTPTTATLPATTALPATTTMLSNYCDAATMMMAAAAVNANQCLQQHHQRLLLASNSNSNGSSSNNSSSLNSNEHLTTATGTVAAAATAAAPSSSNSSNGSLSSASSTPTATVVAATHQQQQQQQQQQSLPSPPNLIDISEVPLIVDVK; translated from the coding sequence ATGGCGGGCACTGTTGCTGCCCATCACAGTCATGAGCATGGCAATCTGGCAGCAATgtacggcagcagcagcaacagcaacagcggcaacaacaacagcagcaactcaaacaGCATTTGCAATCAGCAaatcagcaacagctacaacaacatcggcagcaacaactgcaacatcaacagcaaccacaTGAACAACAGCAATTTCTTTGGCGCCGCctgcagcaatagcagcagcagcgattatatatccaatgcagcagcagcatatgtgacaccaacaacagcaacattgccggcaacaacagcattgccggccacaacaacaatgctgtCTAATTACTGCGATGCTGCAACTATGATGAtggccgctgccgctgtcaaTGCAAATCAGTGCCTGCAACAACACCACcagcgtctgctgctggccagcaatagcaacagcaacggcagcagcagcaacaacagcagcagccttaaCAGCAACGAGCATCTGACAACAGCCACTGGcacagtggcggcggcggcgacagcagcagcccccTCATCCTCAAACTCTTCGAACGGTTCGCTGTCATCGGCATCGTCGACACCGACAGCAACAGTCGTTGCCGCaacgcatcagcagcagcagcaacagcaacaacaacagtcgctGCCATCGCCGCCAAATTTAATCGATATCAGCGAAGTTCCTCTCATTGTGGATGTCAAGTag